In Plodia interpunctella isolate USDA-ARS_2022_Savannah chromosome 9, ilPloInte3.2, whole genome shotgun sequence, a single genomic region encodes these proteins:
- the LOC128672236 gene encoding glutathione S-transferase-like isoform X1 has product MDRKLTYFHLNGYAESIRYMLHYAGLEFQDIRLERASWPIKEIKDALPYGRLPVYEEGDRKLTQSLAIARYIASQTDLLPTDPWEQAVLDAAVLNVYELIPKLAAFITANGPEKKHQAKEEFLTGARDYYLSRFEEELKANNGFFGGKLTWADFVLTGIIECANLFLEAEIEKEYPTIDTLVKHIRSLSGVKEYIAARKPYFNYSL; this is encoded by the exons ATGGACAGAAAACTgacttattttcatttaaatggaTATGCAGAATCAATCAGATATATGTTGCATTATGCGGGACTGGAATTCCAAGACATAAGATTAGAGAGAGCAAGTTGGCCTATCAAGGAAATTAAAGACG CCCTTCCATATGGCAGATTACCAGTTTACGAAGAGGGTGATCGCAAATTGACACAATCCCTGGCTATTGCCCGCTACATCGCCAGCCAGACAGACCTACTGCCCACAGACCCCTGGGAGCAGGCTGTATTGGACGCTGCAGTTCTGAATGTTTACGAGTTAATTCCTA AATTGGCTGCATTTATTACGGCAAATGGACCAGAGAAGAAGCATCAGGCGAAAGAAGAATTTCTGACAGGGGCAAGAGATTACTACTTATCAAGATTTGAGGAGGAACTCAAAGCTAACAATGGATTCTTTGGCGGGAAG ctTACATGGGCAGACTTCGTTTTGACAGGAATCATCGAGTGTGCCAACCTGTTCCTCGAAGCAGAGATTGAGAAGGAATACCCAACTATTGATACTCTTGTGAAGCACATCAGATCTTTGTCTGGTGTGAAGGAATATATTGCTGCCAGGAagccatattttaattatagtcTTTAG
- the LOC128672236 gene encoding hematopoietic prostaglandin D synthase-like isoform X2, with amino-acid sequence MDRKLTYFHLNGYAESIRYMLHYAGLEFQDIRLERASWPIKEIKDALPYGRLPVYEEGDRKLTQSLAIARYIASQTDLLPTDPWEQAVLDAAVLNVYELIPKLAAFITANGPEKKHQAKEEFLTGARDYYLSRFEEELKANNGFFGGKESSSVPTCSSKQRLRRNTQLLILL; translated from the exons ATGGACAGAAAACTgacttattttcatttaaatggaTATGCAGAATCAATCAGATATATGTTGCATTATGCGGGACTGGAATTCCAAGACATAAGATTAGAGAGAGCAAGTTGGCCTATCAAGGAAATTAAAGACG CCCTTCCATATGGCAGATTACCAGTTTACGAAGAGGGTGATCGCAAATTGACACAATCCCTGGCTATTGCCCGCTACATCGCCAGCCAGACAGACCTACTGCCCACAGACCCCTGGGAGCAGGCTGTATTGGACGCTGCAGTTCTGAATGTTTACGAGTTAATTCCTA AATTGGCTGCATTTATTACGGCAAATGGACCAGAGAAGAAGCATCAGGCGAAAGAAGAATTTCTGACAGGGGCAAGAGATTACTACTTATCAAGATTTGAGGAGGAACTCAAAGCTAACAATGGATTCTTTGGCGGGAAG GAATCATCGAGTGTGCCAACCTGTTCCTCGAAGCAGAGATTGAGAAGGAATACCCAACTATTGATACTCTTGTGA